One genomic segment of Bombina bombina isolate aBomBom1 chromosome 4, aBomBom1.pri, whole genome shotgun sequence includes these proteins:
- the TCF21 gene encoding transcription factor 21, translating into MSTGSLSDVEEFQEVEMLDCDGIKLDSNKEFGISNDSNEESSTCENGSPKKGRGSSGKRRKTASKKNQLSGVNQEGKQVQRNAANARERARMRVLSKAFSRLKTTLPWVPPDTKLSKLDTLRLASSYIAHLRQILANDKYENGYIHPVNLTWPFMVAGKPENELKEVVSSSRLCGTTAS; encoded by the exons ATGTCTACTGGTTCTCTTAGTGATGTGGAAGAATTCCAGGAGGTGGAAATGTTGGACTGTGATGGTATCAAACTGGATTCTAACAAGGAGTTTGGCATATCCAACGACAGCAATGAGGAGAGCTCCACTTGTGAAAATGGATCCCCCAAAAAAGGTAGAGGGTCATCAGGGAAGAGAAGGAAGACTGCTTCCAAGAAAAATCAATTAAGTGGTGTGAACCAGGAGGGCAAGCAGGTTCAGAGGAATGCGGCAAATGCCAGGGAGAGGGCAAGGATGAGAGTGCTCAGCAAAGCCTTCTCTAGGCTCAAAACCACTTTACCCTGGGTACCTCCAGACACCAAGCTGTCCAAACTGGACACCCTTAGGCTGGCATCTAGTTATATAGCTCATCTAAGGCAAATCCTAGCCAATGACAAGTATGAGAATGGCTACATCCATCCTGTCAACCTG ACATGGCCTTTTATGGTTGCTGGAAAACCTGAGAATGAACTTAAAGAAGTGGTGAGCTCCAGCCGTTTGTGCGGTACAACAGCCTCATGA